The DNA sequence TTATAGATACAACTATAATAAATATTACTGTCGTAACGAAAGAAACAAAAAGGGGTATAAACAACGTATAGATTACACCAACAGTAAACGCTAAAATGATGCCTCCAATTGCACCTTCTATTGTCTTTTTAGGGCTAATTTCCGGCCACAATTTATGTTTACCAAAACTTCTACCAGCAAAGTATGCACCCGAATCTGTCGCCCATACTAATATTAATATAAAAAATATTAGCTCTAAACCTTGATCTAAAAACCTCGTATAGATGAAAAAGTGAAATCCAAAGCCGATGTAAACTGAAGATAAAATAACAAAACCCGCTTCATCAAAAGTAAATGAATTTTTTGTAATGACTGTTAAAGCTAATAAAAGAATAATAAGTAATAAGAACATCTCAAACTTATTAATATGTAGCCAGTCAGTAGACATAATTGCTTCTGGAACGAGCAGTAACCACATTAGAAAAAAGCTTAACAACCCTATTGGAGAAAAGTAATTGATTTGTTTCATTTTTAATAGTTCACTCATAGCAATAGTGGCAAGGGCTACCATTAATAGAGTAAAAGGCCAACTCCCAATGATAATTAATGATAAAAAACCTGCCCCTGCAATAACAGCGGTAATAATTCTTTGCTTCATTGGCTTTCCTCCTCTCTATAAACCTCCATACCTACGCGCTCTATTTTGGTATACTCTGATAGCTTCTTCTAAACTTTCTTCCGAGAAATCAGGCCATAATACTTCCGTAAACCAGAACTCCGTATACGCAAGTTGCCATAACATAAAATTACTTAACCTAATTTCTCCACTTGTTCGAATGAGTAGATCTGGATCATCAAGTTCCGATGTCATTAAGTATTTCGCAAGACTTTCTTCTGTAATGTCATCAATCGAAGTACCTTCGTTGTCGATAGTCGAATATAGCTTTTTAACAGCTTCAATAATTTCTGAACGAGAACCATAATTCAATGCAAAATTTAAAATTAATCCGTTATTATCTTCTGTATCTTTTATTGCCTTATCGATTGCGCGAAGAGTGTGTATAGGAAGGTTCTCTTTCGTCCCTGTTAACCGTACCTTTACATTTTCTTTTATAAGCTCAGGTAATTCTTTATTTAAGAACAACTCAGGTAAACGCATCAAAAAATCTACTTCACCCTTAGGCCGTTTCCAATTTTCTGTGGAGAATGCATATAGCGTCAACACTTCAACACCTAAATGATTGGCATGTTTAACTATTTTGCGAACAACATTCATACCTTCTCGATGTCCTGCGATTCTAGGAAGTCCTCTTTTTTTCGCCCATCTTCCATTCCCGTCCATGATGATTGCAATATGTTTTGGTATATTATCTTTGTCAATCTCATCAACTGTTCTTATGGAATTAGTTTTTTGCTTTCTCAATTCGGCTAATCTTTTTAACATACCTTTTCCCCCAAATGGCCAAAAGAAGTTCTCTCATTAAGCATGGTTTTTTCTATCTAAATTTAAACCTCATTAATTCTTATATTCGAAATTAGTTAAAAGTGTAAAAAACCCCCATTGGAAGGAAGAGGGTCTTTTACAACGTTAATTTTACATGTTTTTCAATTATACTTCCATTATTTCTTGCTCTTTTGATTTTGCAATTTCATCGATGTCTTTAATGACACCATCTGTCAGTTTTTGTACTTCATCTTGGTTCCATCGAAGATCGTCTTCTGTTAACTCTCCATCTTTTTCTAACTTTTTCAATTCATCATTTGCATCTCGACGGATATTCCTAACAGCTACTTTTGCTTCTTCTGAGTAACGTCCAACTAGTTTAACGAGTTCTTTTCTTCTTTCTTCAGTTAGCGCAGGTATTGCGATACGAATGATATTTCCATCATTTGTAGGAGATAACCCTAAGTCTGCTTTTTGAATCGCTCTTTCAATATCTTGTAATGAAGACTTGTCAAAAGGTTGGATTGTAAGCATTCGAGCCTCTGGCACTGCAATCGATGCTAATTGATTTAATGGTGTCATCATTCCGTAGTATTCTACTTGCACTTTATCTAGTAATGATGGGTTAGCTCGACCAGCCCTTATAGTAGCTAACTCTTTTCGAAATGCTTCTACTGACTTACTCATTTTCACTTCTGCTTGTTTGAGTGCTTCGTTTGACATTATTCTTTCCCCCTTATTATTGTACCAATTTCTTCACCTAAAACAGCGCGTTTAATATTACCTTCTTCCATGATAGAAAAAACAATTAACGGGATGTTGTTATCCATACAAAGAGAGGATGCTGTTGAATCCATTACCGCTAATCCATCCTTCAAAATGTCAAGATATGTTAACGTCTCATACTTAAATGCTGTAGCATCAACAGATGGGTCTGCACTATATACACCATCCACTTTATTTTTAGCCATCAAGATAACATCTGCTTCAATTTCAGCCGCTCTTAATGCTGCCGTAGTATCTGTTGAGAAATATGGATTCCCAGTCCCTGCAGCAAAGATAACTACTCTTTTCTTCTCTAAATGCCTTATGGCTCTACGTCTTATGTAAGGCTCAGCAACTTGTCTCATTTCTATTGAGCTTTGAACGCGTGTTTGAACGCCGATTGTCTCAAGACTATCTTGTAAAGCTAATGAGTTCATAACAGTAGCTAGCATTCCCATATAATCTGCTGTTGCTCTATCCATCCCTTTAGCGCTACCAGCCATCCCTCGCCAAATATTACCACCACCGACAATAATCGCTACCTCGACATTTAAATCAATAATATCTCTTATTTGCTCGGCTATGGATTGGATGACAGATGGATCAATTCCATACCCTTGATCTCCTGCTAATGCTTCACCACTTAATTTTAACACAATTCGACTGTATTTTGGTTTCTCCATAATACCCTCCAAAATCTCATTCAGCAGCTGCTGTTAATATTCTTTCATTGGCTTATTACTACTCTTAGTAAAAAGGGACACAATGTGCCCCTTCTAGATATTATCATTATTTTTTTACTTGAGACATAACTTCTTCTGCAAAGTTTTCCTCACGCTTCTCGATTCCTTCTCCAACTTCAAAACGATAGAATTCTTTTACAGAAGCACCTTTAGAAGATAAGAATTTACCAACTTTTTGGTCGCTATCTTTTACGAATGCTTGATCATTTAAACATACATCTTCGAAATACTTACCTAAACGGCCTTCAACCATCTTTTCAACGATTTTTTCTGGTTTACCTTCATTTAAAGCTTGTTGCTTTAATACTTCACGCTCATGCTCAACTTCCTCTTGGGAAACTTGATCACGGCTAATGTATTTAGGGTTAATAGCTGCAATATGCATAGAAATATCCTTTGCTAAATCCGCATCTTGCGTACCGTCAAGAAGCGTTAATACAGCAATTCTTCCCCCCATATGATGGTAAGCACCAAATGCTTCATTGTCAGAACGCTCTACTACCGCAAAGCGGCGTAGTGAAATTTTTTCTCCGATTTTTGCAATTTGATTATTAATATAGTTATTTAAAGTATCTGCATCACCATCAAAGTCTTGTGCTAAAGCAGCTTCAACATCACTTGGTTTATTATTCAAAAGATGGGAAGCAACAGTATCCACTAAACTAATAAAGTTTTCATTTTTCGCAACGAAGTCTGTCTCTGCATTAATTTCAACAATTACCGCAGTGTTTCCTTCTACTTTAATATGCGCTAGACCTTCTGCTGCTACGCGGTCTGCCTTTTTAGCTGCACTAGCAATTCCTTTTTCACGTAAAAAATCAATTGCTTTTTCCATATCACCATCAGTTTCTGTTAAAGCTTTCTTACAATCCATCATTCCTGCACCAGTTTTTTCACGTAACTCTTTTACCATCGCTGCTGTTATTGCCATGGGTAATTCCTCCTTAAATTTGAGTATGTAATTATGTGGTTAAGATACTTTTACTAGTATTAAGCTATTAAATACATTTAATAGCGAGAATATCTTTTAAAAAAGGGTGATAAAGGGTCAAGCCCTCTATCACCCTTTTGGACAACATTTTAAGCAGTTGTTTCTTCACCTTGGTTAGCTTCAATAATAGCATCTGCCATTTTTGCAGTTAACAAACGTACAGCGCGAATTGCATCATCGTTTGCAGGAATAACGTAATCAATTTCATCCGGGTCACAGTTAGTATCTACAATACCAACGATAGGAATATTTAATTTACGTGCTTCTGCAACAGCAATACGTTCTTTACGAGGATCAATGATAAATAAAGCGTCTGGAAGTTTATCCATATCTTTAATTCCACCTAGGAATTTTTCTAAACGATCCATTTCTTTCTTCAGTAGAACAACCTCTTTTTTAGGTAAAACTTCAAACGTACCATCTTCTTGCATACGCTCAAGGTCTTTTAAACGACCGATACGTTTGCGAATTGTATCAAAATTCGTTAATGTACCACCTAACCAACGTTGGTTAATAAAGTACATACCACAACGTTCAGCTTCTTCTTTCACTGCGTCTTGTGCTTGTTTTTTTGTACCTACAAAAAGCATTGTTCCGCCTTGACCAGCTAAGTCACGAACATAATTAAATGCTTCGTCAACTTTTTTTACTGTTTTTTGTAAGTCAATAATGTAAATACCGTTTCTTTCTGTGAAGATGTAGCGATCCATTTTTGGGTTCCAGCGACGTGTTTGATGTCCGAAATGTACCCCTGCTTCTAATAATTGTTTCATGGATATCACTGCCATACTACACACCTCCTATTTGGTTTTATTAGCCTCCGTTCCTATCTTCTTCAAGTGGAACTGCTTTTTGCAGCACCGCCACTTAAATCTAGAAACGTGTGTGATGATTAACACCGAGAAATAATATACCACATTGTCAGAGTGATGACAAGTGGTGTCGAATGATTATTTATGAAACTTTAATAATAGCTCCACTTCTCCGACTCCCATATCTAATTTCTTAGCAATTTCATTTATTGATAAACCTTGTTGATGAAGCGACAAGATTTTAGATGTAGATGACGTATCAACCTCCACTTGATCTTCCTCTGGAAAAGGTGGAGAATAGTCATTATAATTTTCATCACCCAATACTTGATTAAGTAGATCATTCGCTCCCGTCTTATTTATATCCTCTGTAGATGTTTCAACTTTTTTATTATTGATTACATTTTCCTTCAAAGTAACTTCTTTTATATGTTTAACATTGTTGGTATTTTTTGTTTTTTCTTTATTTATTAATTCTTGATAAAGTCTTTCATTATCTTCTTTCATTTCTGTCGTATAAGAAATCAAGATATCTTCCATCTCTTTTATTACTTTTTCATTATTTATAGGCTGTTCTTTTGATTGTCTCTGATATAAGATAATCATAAAATAAATACTTACAAAGTGAAGCATAAAGCTAATAATTAGTAAATAGAACATCTAGCAATACTCCTTTACCATTTTAAGTCCACGTGCTTTCCTTTATACGGATGAGAATCTCTTTTATGTTCATCTCCACGTAATTCTTTCTCACTCCATTTATCTCTATGTTGGTTATCTTGCTGTTGTTTTTGCTTTTTATTACTTTCTTCTTTAACTTTTTTGTTTACTACTGTCTCGGACTCTGCTACTCGTTTTTTCATTCGTTCTTGTTCTTTCAGCTGTTTTTGTTGAAGCTGTTCTTGTGTAATTATTCCCCTTTGCTGTAACTGCTCTTGGATCTGTCCTGCTGTTTGTGAACGTGGAACTGCAACTTGAAGCTCGATTGATTTTAAGCCGCTCATCTCTTACGCTCCTTTATACACCTTTATCTTAATGAAAGATATTAAAAGCGCTCGCCATAGCATTTGCAAGCGCTTTATTACAATTCGTTAATAAATGATTATAAAGTTTGAAGTACGATTTCCCCTTGGTCTAATTTAAACATAACATAATGATGCTTTGAAACTATTTTTCTGCGATATTTTCCAAAAAATATATCACAATTAGTAAAGATATCTTTATAAATTCGAATAGATGCTTCATTTTGCGAGTGAAGTACATCCTGCAGTTCTAATAATTCTTCATTAATTTCATCTATATTATTCTTTGATTCTATCATTGTATTTCGTATTCTTAGCTTCATTATTCTTTCTTGAGGTTTTAATAAACCTGCTTTTTCTTTTTCTGTAAGCTTTAATTGTAACAATTCCAACTTCCCATTTTCGTCATTTAGTTGCTTTAATTTTTTTTCTAATTGTTTTTGCTTTTGTAGCATCTCTTGACTAATACCTAAATAAAGAGATGTAGGAGTACTCATCGAATTACCTACTTCATTCACTTCAATTCCTTTAACAGCAGATATATTACCACCAACGATATTACCTCTACGTTCTTTACAATATACATTACCTTGCGCATGAATAGTACTATGTAGAATAGATTGTGATACGTGAACATCTCCTTCTACCTTTACTATCCCTTGATTAATGAAAGACGTGTGTAAATCACCTTTTGCTTGTAACAAGCCTTTCCCTTGTGCAACTATTCCTTGTTCAACAAAAATAGAGCCTCCCGCTATTAATTCTGCTGCTTCTACTGAACCTCTTACACGTATGTCACCTTTTGCTACTATTTTAAAACCGGCTGGTACGTTTCCCCTTATATTAACATTTCCTACAAAGTCTATGTTTCCTACCTTCAAATCTAAATCGCCATTTACCTCGTATACGGGATAGACATGAATAACTTTCGGCTCTATGCTCAGTTGACCATCTAAAGTAGCTACAATCTCTTTTCCATCTTCACTAACTCGTGTATTTTTACCTTGCCGCAGCTTTAAATCGCGTCCTGGTTGTGCTTTTATTTCTTGGCCTAACACATTAGTTCCGTTAATTTCAGCTGTTCTTTCTACTTTAACCCCAATCACAGTACCTTTTGAAACAGAGGGTATCTCCATTACTTCTCTTAAATTGATAGGTTCATCATCATCAATCTCTTGAAGCTGTTTTTCTTTTGTAAGAATCTCAGGCTTTAAAAAGGCATCTTCTCCTTTTATAGGAGGTGTTCCTTCTGCTATTAATATCTTTTCTTGTAAATCACTCTCTATGATAGTCCCTAAAACGTCTTCCTTCACCCCAAAACAAACACCACATTCACGAATAAACGCCTTTAATTCATCCACACTTACTGGATCTTCTCGTTTATTAGACTGTTTTAAAAATGCTTTTAGTTTATCGTCAGTTATTTCTATTTCATAAACATCATGAAGTGACTGCATCGTCATCAACCTTCTTTCTGTAAAAGGCCTAATGTTCTTTATTATAGTTTCATTTGAAGTATTACATTATTTAGACAATAACTTTTGTTGAAGCTTAAAAATTGTTTTTGAGTGTATTTGAGAAACTCTAGAGGTTGACACATTTAGAATTTCACCAATTTCTGTTAGTGTTAATTCCTCAAAGTAAAACAAGCTTATGATCAGTTGTTCTTTCTCGTTAAAGGTTTTTATTATTTCTGCGAGCTCTTCCATTTGTCCTTTTTTGTCTATATGTTGCTCCGGAGTTAACGTTTTCTCATCCATTATTGTAGCAGTAAAGGAATCCTCTTTTTCTGAATCTTGTGCTGGTTCATCGATAGATAGTTGGTGTGCTAAATAGCTTTCATTAATCGTTTTATAGACATCTTCTTCATTCATCCCTAAATAGTCTGCTACTTCTTTAGGGTTAACGTAACGTCCATACTGTTGCTCAAGCTTTTCTGTAGCCTGATCAATTTTTTTCGTCTTCTCCCTTACGGACCTTGGCAACCAATCCATTTGTCTTAAACCATCAATGATTGCTCCTCTTATACGAAAAGATGCATATGTATCAAATTTCAGTTCTCTTTTTTCATCAAACTTCTCTAATGCATCATATAGACCTAACATTCCATTGCTCCGTAAATCATCAAGCTGGACATTTCTAGGAAGGTTTGCACCTATACGTTGAACATGGTAGTCTACTAACGGTAAATATGCTTGTACTAATCGATCACAAGCAACTTCGTCACGATCCTCACTCCAACGCGACCAATCATGTTGTAACTGTTTAGTTGCATTAATTTGTGGCATTTAGGGCTCCTCCTATCATCCTAAAATGAAGTACAGGTCAATGCTTATCTCGTTTAGTCTATCTCTTCATTAGCATTGTTATTACTATGTTTACCTGGTTCTATAGTCTTTGCAGAAAAATCAATAGCAATCCAAGTCCAAATACAATAAAAAAAGTAGCCTATAAAAGTTCCTATAATAAGGGAAATACTAGCTCGAAAAACTGTAGTATATATAGCATTTACAGAAAAGGAGCTAACAAAAACGATAATGAAACTCAACAATCCAAAGACAAAAATCCATTTGGTTTTTTGTGACATTAGATCATCTTCACTCCTTTATTTACAGTTCTTATTTCTAGCATACAAGTTTGAGGATCGAATTCAATTGTTCTACCACTATTTCCACCAACATCCTCACTCAAAATTTTTACATTGTAGTTTTTTAATACACTTCTTACCGCTTCTACGTTTCTAGGCCCAATTCTCATCGTATCGTTATTTGACGAGAACTGAAACATTTGTGCACCACCGGCTATCTTAGCTTTTAATCTAAACGGAAGGGCACCGTCAGTAATAAGTGTTTTAATTAAATCCTCCAATGCAGTATCAGCATATTTCGCACGTTGAATTTTTCCATTACGGGCGATCGACGATTCAGGTAACATCACATGTGCCATACCACACATTTTTGAATATTCATCATAAATAATGATGCCTACGCAAGAACCTAATCCAGATGTTCGTATCTTATTCGGTGGATTCGCAAAATTTAAGTCCGCCATGCCAACTTTAATAACCGTTCCGGTGAGTACAGTATTATTCATTCACAGTTACCCCTAATGATTTAAATATTTTGCCAAATGAGTCTGGATCAGGGAGTAAAAAGAAATGCCCTTGTGTTTGTGTAACATTTTGCTCATCTTTTTCACTTATCTTCGTATCAATAAAAATGGCATAATCAGCTATTGGAGATATTTCAATTAAGCCGTGGCTTAATATAGCTACCGTCATATCTACAGCAAAAGCAGGTGGTGTTGGCTGTAAGTTCAAGGACGTAAAATCGGATAATGCTGACAGATAAGAGCCTGCCAAAATATTTCCCATTTCATTAAATGCAGAAATTCCCATTTCAGGTACTTCATTTGTTGAAAAATCAAATGAAGCGTCCTTAGTTAGGTGACGGATAAGTATGGACGCTTCATTAACAGGAAGCATGAAAAATAAGCTTCCTGTTACCTCGCCTTGAATTCTTAAAAATATTGAAGCAACTACAGCCTCATCACCGCCAACAAATTCGCTTATTTCATGGAAAGGAACTACTCGAACTGCAGGAACATGCATATCTATTGTTTTGTTTAACAATTTAGAAAGAGCTGTAGCGGCGTGAGCGGCTCCAATGTTCCCCACTTCTTTTAGTACATCTAAATGCTGGGAGTGAATTTGGCTATAATCGCTCATTATGCTTTTGCCTCGATATTTCTCATTTCACTTATCTCCTCAGTACTAAGTACTTTATCAAGGTTCAAAATGATTAATAACCTTTTTTCTAATTTCGCAACACCACGAATATAATCAGCTTGTACCCCACCAATCACTTCAGGTGGTGGGACAATTTCACTTTCTGGTATATCAATTACATCATTGGCTGCATCAACTATTAGACCAACATCCATTTCGTCAACAGAAACA is a window from the Evansella cellulosilytica DSM 2522 genome containing:
- the tsf gene encoding translation elongation factor Ts; amino-acid sequence: MAITAAMVKELREKTGAGMMDCKKALTETDGDMEKAIDFLREKGIASAAKKADRVAAEGLAHIKVEGNTAVIVEINAETDFVAKNENFISLVDTVASHLLNNKPSDVEAALAQDFDGDADTLNNYINNQIAKIGEKISLRRFAVVERSDNEAFGAYHHMGGRIAVLTLLDGTQDADLAKDISMHIAAINPKYISRDQVSQEEVEHEREVLKQQALNEGKPEKIVEKMVEGRLGKYFEDVCLNDQAFVKDSDQKVGKFLSSKGASVKEFYRFEVGEGIEKREENFAEEVMSQVKK
- a CDS encoding chemotaxis protein CheD, translated to MNNTVLTGTVIKVGMADLNFANPPNKIRTSGLGSCVGIIIYDEYSKMCGMAHVMLPESSIARNGKIQRAKYADTALEDLIKTLITDGALPFRLKAKIAGGAQMFQFSSNNDTMRIGPRNVEAVRSVLKNYNVKILSEDVGGNSGRTIEFDPQTCMLEIRTVNKGVKMI
- the pyrH gene encoding UMP kinase gives rise to the protein MEKPKYSRIVLKLSGEALAGDQGYGIDPSVIQSIAEQIRDIIDLNVEVAIIVGGGNIWRGMAGSAKGMDRATADYMGMLATVMNSLALQDSLETIGVQTRVQSSIEMRQVAEPYIRRRAIRHLEKKRVVIFAAGTGNPYFSTDTTAALRAAEIEADVILMAKNKVDGVYSADPSVDATAFKYETLTYLDILKDGLAVMDSTASSLCMDNNIPLIVFSIMEEGNIKRAVLGEEIGTIIRGKE
- a CDS encoding isoprenyl transferase, whose protein sequence is MLKRLAELRKQKTNSIRTVDEIDKDNIPKHIAIIMDGNGRWAKKRGLPRIAGHREGMNVVRKIVKHANHLGVEVLTLYAFSTENWKRPKGEVDFLMRLPELFLNKELPELIKENVKVRLTGTKENLPIHTLRAIDKAIKDTEDNNGLILNFALNYGSRSEIIEAVKKLYSTIDNEGTSIDDITEESLAKYLMTSELDDPDLLIRTSGEIRLSNFMLWQLAYTEFWFTEVLWPDFSEESLEEAIRVYQNRARRYGGL
- a CDS encoding DUF342 domain-containing protein, translated to MQSLHDVYEIEITDDKLKAFLKQSNKREDPVSVDELKAFIRECGVCFGVKEDVLGTIIESDLQEKILIAEGTPPIKGEDAFLKPEILTKEKQLQEIDDDEPINLREVMEIPSVSKGTVIGVKVERTAEINGTNVLGQEIKAQPGRDLKLRQGKNTRVSEDGKEIVATLDGQLSIEPKVIHVYPVYEVNGDLDLKVGNIDFVGNVNIRGNVPAGFKIVAKGDIRVRGSVEAAELIAGGSIFVEQGIVAQGKGLLQAKGDLHTSFINQGIVKVEGDVHVSQSILHSTIHAQGNVYCKERRGNIVGGNISAVKGIEVNEVGNSMSTPTSLYLGISQEMLQKQKQLEKKLKQLNDENGKLELLQLKLTEKEKAGLLKPQERIMKLRIRNTMIESKNNIDEINEELLELQDVLHSQNEASIRIYKDIFTNCDIFFGKYRRKIVSKHHYVMFKLDQGEIVLQTL
- a CDS encoding DUF6115 domain-containing protein, yielding MFYLLIISFMLHFVSIYFMIILYQRQSKEQPINNEKVIKEMEDILISYTTEMKEDNERLYQELINKEKTKNTNNVKHIKEVTLKENVINNKKVETSTEDINKTGANDLLNQVLGDENYNDYSPPFPEEDQVEVDTSSTSKILSLHQQGLSINEIAKKLDMGVGEVELLLKFHK
- a CDS encoding phosphatidate cytidylyltransferase, whose protein sequence is MKQRIITAVIAGAGFLSLIIIGSWPFTLLMVALATIAMSELLKMKQINYFSPIGLLSFFLMWLLLVPEAIMSTDWLHINKFEMFLLLIILLLALTVITKNSFTFDEAGFVILSSVYIGFGFHFFIYTRFLDQGLELIFFILILVWATDSGAYFAGRSFGKHKLWPEISPKKTIEGAIGGIILAFTVGVIYTLFIPLFVSFVTTVIFIIVVSITGQLGDLVESALKRYYSVKDSGQVLPGHGGILDRFDSLIYVMPILYLLNLI
- a CDS encoding FliA/WhiG family RNA polymerase sigma factor produces the protein MPQINATKQLQHDWSRWSEDRDEVACDRLVQAYLPLVDYHVQRIGANLPRNVQLDDLRSNGMLGLYDALEKFDEKRELKFDTYASFRIRGAIIDGLRQMDWLPRSVREKTKKIDQATEKLEQQYGRYVNPKEVADYLGMNEEDVYKTINESYLAHQLSIDEPAQDSEKEDSFTATIMDEKTLTPEQHIDKKGQMEELAEIIKTFNEKEQLIISLFYFEELTLTEIGEILNVSTSRVSQIHSKTIFKLQQKLLSK
- a CDS encoding chemotaxis protein CheC codes for the protein MSDYSQIHSQHLDVLKEVGNIGAAHAATALSKLLNKTIDMHVPAVRVVPFHEISEFVGGDEAVVASIFLRIQGEVTGSLFFMLPVNEASILIRHLTKDASFDFSTNEVPEMGISAFNEMGNILAGSYLSALSDFTSLNLQPTPPAFAVDMTVAILSHGLIEISPIADYAIFIDTKISEKDEQNVTQTQGHFFLLPDPDSFGKIFKSLGVTVNE
- the rpsB gene encoding 30S ribosomal protein S2; this translates as MAVISMKQLLEAGVHFGHQTRRWNPKMDRYIFTERNGIYIIDLQKTVKKVDEAFNYVRDLAGQGGTMLFVGTKKQAQDAVKEEAERCGMYFINQRWLGGTLTNFDTIRKRIGRLKDLERMQEDGTFEVLPKKEVVLLKKEMDRLEKFLGGIKDMDKLPDALFIIDPRKERIAVAEARKLNIPIVGIVDTNCDPDEIDYVIPANDDAIRAVRLLTAKMADAIIEANQGEETTA
- the frr gene encoding ribosome recycling factor; translation: MSNEALKQAEVKMSKSVEAFRKELATIRAGRANPSLLDKVQVEYYGMMTPLNQLASIAVPEARMLTIQPFDKSSLQDIERAIQKADLGLSPTNDGNIIRIAIPALTEERRKELVKLVGRYSEEAKVAVRNIRRDANDELKKLEKDGELTEDDLRWNQDEVQKLTDGVIKDIDEIAKSKEQEIMEV